Below is a window of Impatiens glandulifera chromosome 2, dImpGla2.1, whole genome shotgun sequence DNA.
GTACTTCGAGCAATTAGGTTTCTCAAACTTTCATTCTTTTTCatgtctttttatttatttaaaatttttactaaaatagatataatattttatcattaaaattaataaaaaaatagtttaattaatcaCGTTTTGAAGATTTAATTGTCTAAAATTAAACCtcaaaagattatatatatatatatatatatatatatatatatatatatatattcaaaatatactCATGTATTGTATTATAAGATACATAGAATgctataaaaatataaaatgatggtTTTCAATTATACTCAGATTTGTGATGTATAcatataatcaatttattttgtaatctgTAGTagagatttataataatatggttataatattattgtaatctttatattaatagGGCAGTTAGATTAAAATTAagatgtatattatttttttattagctATGTGGAAGAGGTTAGgaaatttaaactttttgaatTTTGACCGCAAAAAGTAAAATAGAACTGTGAGGGGGGTGGGGACCACAAGAAGTGCGAAACGACATTACTTCACTTTGAAGACCAAAATCAAAATGCGCTTCCTTCCTTTCAAGTTTTCAGTTAGTCCTCTTAAGTAGCAACCAGTCTTTCTCTCTCAACAACTGTTACACACACACTAATGAAATGGTGATGTgaggatcatcatcatcatcatcgtaccTACCAAAACATCATCAATAATGGGTTCTTGCGTTTCCATTAGTTCCGGATCAACGCTTAAACACCGTCGAATCGGATCATCcatacaacaacaacaagaagaagaagaccataataataataataataatgtcttCCTGGGGATTACCAACCCATCGCCACCCGCAGTAACTGAAAACCTCAAGCCTCTTCAACCGTCGCCGTCGCCAAATTCTATCCATTCTCAAAacatgggtaaacaaactattTCATGCAATtctctatcttcttcttcttctgcataTACATATATACGTTCATGGCTTTAGGGTACGAACGTAGGTTCTTCTTCTTATAATTAATATGTGCTTTAATTTGCAGATTATAAGGATGAGATATTCTTTGATTCTCAAGAATGTCTAGATTCCGAAGACTCTGAAGATTATCTAAGTTTCAATGGTGGTGGTAAGAAGTTTTTTACAACATTATTATATGTTTGCTTCTTTCTAATCTTGTTTATCAGATGTAGATTTGGCTGCATCATCAGACCATGAGAATAATGGATTTGCTGAAACTGTTGTTGGGATTGATGAGGAGGATAAATCCCAAATTAGCACTCCTTCTACGGCTGAGTACAAGAATAAGAAGAAACTTGCAGATTTCTTTGTGGAGAGTTTGAGTGATGACACTACTGATGATATCAAGAAGGGAGATCAATCTCTTAAAAGTGGAATCAAACATGCCCTGACTATTAGCAAGTCTGAGAGACAGAAGCTGGCTCGTTCCCTTTCTTCTTGCATTCCTAACCTCAATAGAAACATGAGTCTTTCTGACAGAAGAAGAAGGGCTGGTGCTGGTGGTGGTAAGTTGCCAAGGCAGAAGCAGCTCACTTTGTAGGAGAAATGAACAACTCAagtttcatatttttcttttactgTAAACGGCCACTTTCTAGCTTTTAGGGAAGAAAAACAATGTGAAAAAAGGCCTAATTATTTCTTTGTTGTTGAATTGCAACCTTTTTCTTTTAGCTATCTATGACAGCCATATAGAAAGTGAAATGTCTTAAGGCAGCCGGACCCATTTGAAGACAGGATACCACTGTTTCAAATTGGGGCCACTACCTTTTTTTACAAatacatttactcttctgctgATGTTAAATTGTATTAGATAACTATAATTTTCAAACAATCGTTCAAAATGCAAACAACAAATAAAGAGAAGTTCGATCACTTAGACATTTCATCAACTAGTATCCTTATCAGGGTCAAAATGGGTAAACAAAACAAagtcaaaacaaaaataaaaataaaagcagCAACTAGTACAAGTTTTTCTCAGCAGCAGGTTTTAATGTTTTCTTATAGGCCTTGCTGTGGCTGGCTTGCTTAAGAGGATGCTCCACTGCGCAAAACTTGAGATTTCTTGGATTTACCGGTAGCCAACTGGGTCTCAGGCTGCAAACATAGAATGAgcacaatataaaaaatatatataaaaaaataaaaacttttgtatcagtaaaataataattacctCTTTTTGCACTGGCTCTTCCTTCTCAGACAAAGTCAACTCAATGTGGCAAGGAGAAGACATATAAGCTGACACAATgtgaaaaaacaaacaaattaagacTTATTGGAACATGTTATATATAACAAGAATAATTCCGTGGCTATTGTTGGTTTGAATATCATACGGTTGATTCTTCCGTGGGCACGGTAAGTTCTGCGTCTCTGCTTCTGGGCTTGATTCACCTGAATGTGAGAAATGAAAAGAGCTTCCACATCCAAACCTTTGACctgagaaaaataaatttaacaaaaatgggttagagcttgtttgattggATGAAAGGCTGTAGATAAAGTTTGGTAATTTAGTAATGATTTGGATTCCTTCACCAAACTTAAAGACCAATGGAAATCGAACAACTCTATGAGATAGTATTTACCTCAGCATTACTTTCAGCATTCTTTAGCAAATCAAGAACGAATTTTGCAGACTTGACTGGCCAGCGACCCTGGCCATTAGAGTGTCTGTTCTTAGCCTGAGCAGTACGACCAACACCTCTGCAGAAACGAGTGAAAGGAATGGCCTGCTTGTGGGCAAGAACATCCTCCAAGTACCTCTTTGCCTTGACTAAAGGCAACTTCCTAATAGCATGCGCGGTTTCTCTTGTGTTCTGTTTGTATAACATAAGAGCGAAATCAAATATACTGAAACAAGCACAATTGTAGAAGAACAAAGTACAAATGTCAAGTTCATTCAAGTACCTAACTTTAGTATATGACATGCTAAAAGTGTAGTTTTTTAAGTACATGTAATTGCAACTATCATAACAAGTAATATGCCGACCAACTAAGAAGGAATTCACACAATAACATGGCATATTGGTTTCCCTTGTTTTTCATTAAGTTACAGGTTTTGTCCATAGCCAAGCTTCAATCACATTAAATAGGagaaactatttttttcttttaacaatTACTATCTCAGAACTAGGTCACATTTATCACAAAGAAATTGTACAAAGCATAAAATCAAATACGTGATTCGTAAGAGTAAACAACAAGAAAATATCAAGCTGTCAAAATACCTTGAAATGAACTCTGAGATCGGCGCCCCTGGCCTTGCAGGCTGCATATAAATAGACATGAAACATAATGAGAATAAGGTCAAGCTAATAcactaaaaatgaaaaattgagCTAACATTATAGGCCAATAACCAGCTACCAAAGATTCATATCCTAGATTGGAGATAGAAGATCTGTAGACCAATACATAGGATCGTTAATCAAGTAAGTACTTACACTTGGTAGGATTGATCGGTTCTTTGGAATACTTCACCTGTAGAACATACAGAAAGGATATAGATCAGCCGTATGATACGTATATAAAGCAAAATAACGATGAATGAATTATACAGTAAGCTACCATGTCTTCTGCTGTGGTGATTATCCAATGAAGAAAATTTAGTCCGTCCTCTTTTGCAGAAGAGAAGAGTTGTAGAGAAGAAGGGGCTTTAGTTATATATGTACCACGAGTTGAAAACCCTAATAGTCGGGAATTCTTCAGCTGGGGGTGGGCTTCTAGTTTAGGTTCATTATTAGGCCCATTTACATGTTAGCCCGTTCAATTGTAAAATTTTggggtaaaaaaaatatatctatatttttttaaatgatgtatgagattttaaattttaattaattaatattaaccgGTTTggtcttttttctttttttttaaccgACTAAATTAATATGTCCCTCATTTAAAATGAGTGAAAATCAAATCTTAgagattaattaaatttaagctattttactttttattgaGATGAAGTCTTTcttattaaaaatctaaattttttaaaattttcatatttgggTTAGAACTTGCATTGCTTCCAAAACATGTATGAAAAATCTATAATGTGATTTATAGTCAAATATCACTCTATGCCATTTATAATAGTATGAGAGAAATATCCAATTTAACTTAAAAGATGTTATTAATTGGTATCaatcataatatatttgttttagacGAGCCTTTTAACACTTCAAACTAttatataacatgttttttcttataaaaaataatgattatgcAAAGTTTATATTACACTCAATTCATTATTCTCAAGCCAGAGGATCATCACACAATTTCATCaagaaaccaaaaaaaaaagtatattcaACTTCAATTGAGATCCTGTCTAGTTTCCAAGCAAAACAAAAAGAGAAGGCAAAATCTAAAGAGCCATTTTTTTTCAGCTCctaatttttattctatttgatAGAGGAATCTGAATAACTTATAAATAGATCTAGAAAACGTGGGTTGAAATGAAGCTTGTATAAGTAGTGAGATCCATCCAATCCGGGAAAAGGCCTTTCAATTTACTCGTCGGCTCAACCAAGTATTGATCTAAGACCGCCACATCAACTCTTATGGCATCCGAGCTGCTGGCCTGAAATCAACCACAATCATGGGCATAGACATAAAtcgaaaatgaaagaaatgctGATAATCTATTTAGTAGtgttatcataaataaatagcCAATGtagtataaattaatatatatagttaagaatGTTTGTTTACTAGGCAGAAGGTTAATGGTTTGACCTGACCTCTACTTGAAGCATTTCAACAATGTTATCATAAATAGTGTTTCGCCaaccagaagaagaagaagggcaGAAAGTTTACCTCCAACCAAAAGGTCCAATTATCACTGCTTTCTCCACTAAGTCTACAGATGTAAGAAGGTGGACCGCCTTTGAATGTTTCAGGAGCTGCAAATAATTTACCAACACACAAAAAGTACTTGGATTTAGTTCATTATCTCATCATCAATacaatcattcaaatcattaactaaaataaataccttattttattatataacattttaaaatattaaatacactgaatatattagtcatttaacccaaataattcactttttccaaaaaaacaatttaattagaaaaaagaaaacttATATCAAACAAGCTAAGCAGACAACAAGAAACTAAATCCGTCACTCACCTGGAAGTTCATTGTTTGCAAGAGACCAATTAGTCAAGGGACCTGTGATATTCAAGACTGCAACCCATAATTCCTTCACAGAACTGATAGaagacaaaaagaaagaaaaaacagtaaaaaatacattctttttcttttggctAACTTGAGTGTTTAAGAGTTTTGTGAATAAATAAGGAAGATCAAAACCAgacaaataatatattctaactcACCCCAGGGAAAATTCTAAGTAAACCTTGCGACGTCCCTTGTCAGAAACCACCTGTGTCTGATAACTTGAAATGTGGGGGAAATATGGGTACTGCTTTGTTATTTCATATTTACTTGCAGGGAACTTCATACAGTTAGAAAACAAGAACGATATTGGATAAATTGCCTGCAGATTGAAAAGACCTATACTTCAAATTTTTTCACTTGATGAaatgaaagaaatattatttgtaaaagcAACAAGTAGCAATATTTGgaaaataagatttaaaaaacATTCACATACCATCCAGTTCTCCTGATATGAAAAATGAGCTGATTCAAAAGATAAATTCTGACTGATATCTAATTCCTTTGCCACAAGAGGTGCATGCTTGAGAACAAAAAGTAGGGAGTTGGAATCGACTACAGCGAATTCATAGCTTGAATCAACAATTCTACTACCATCTGTTGATCCAAATTGAAGATAAGCTCGAGGGGCTAATATTGTACATTAACTTAGAGCATTTGGATGCTATGAAATGATGGATACCTTCAGTTAGGACTGCATGCTGGAAAACAACTCTTTTAGGTGCATCTGTGCTGTAAGGAAAGAACTGTGATGATACAGCTAAGGCAAGAACGCTAACATGCAGTAAAAACTTCATAATAGATGGTTTGCCTAACCAACGCCCAACAACGGGCATTATAGGCCCCACACTCCAACCGGTCACCACACCAACAATTGTAGCCACGATGACATCAGGTATAAAATACCCTGCAAACATGAATTATAATGCGTTTTAATTAATGTTGCCGAAGAAGAAAATTTAGAGTACAAAAGGACTAAAATCCTGCATAAATAGAAGACAAACCATAAGGAGGTGGTAGAGAACCCATCATGCCCATCTTCTCGATTAAGAATTGCACAAGAAAGGCCCCAAAGTAGGCAGCATATGTAAGACAAGGAATCATAGGAACCACATAAAAAGCTACTGACCTGAAAATCagtacaaaaataaaacatgttaTGTCATAAATTAACCACGCAACAAATATGTCATCAATGTGTATCCAACTCATGACATAAATCCAAGAGTCGGTGCAACCATACCTAAGTGAAGGGTGACCCAAAAACTTAATGGATAAGCAGAAGGATAACCATGAAGGAAGCATGAAAACTGACAGACAAAATGTGATAAACCCACTGTTGAATCCAGCCAAAAGATATgcctaattttaaaattatgacaTACACCCAAAACAGAATCAGTAAATCAGTTAAATAAACACACACGCATATATATGTTGATTGGGAGACATCCAATGAAAACACACCATGGTCACAAGAGCATAAAATCCAAATGCCCCCCAAAACCAGGCTCCATCTGCAAGTTCCTGCAAGATTTGTTTGAACTGTATGTAATTTGGAAGCTTAGATTAGCTAAATAGGCCTTATAAGAAAGCTACGTCCCAAGTGATGCATTTCATTTTTTCCAACACTCTTTTAATGAGACCTTTTATCTTTTCGAACAAAACATATCTAGATGTCagtttgaagatgaacatatAATCCATCTAAAGCCATGGTAACTAATTCTCCAAGTGTTTTGACACCTAGTGAAAATATGTACCTCATTTGAAACTTTGATAACAGAAGCATCTTGAGAAAGGGGAAATCTTCTCCAAATAATTCTAGGAATCAACAGACCAATAACTGAGCAGGGCACAAACCTCACAAAAGCCAATATTGGATGAGCAAACCTGCAATATATCTCCAAAATAAGTATAGGTATAAGAAGTAAATCCTCTGCATAGATGTGTATCCTTCAAACTCTCTCACAATCCAAACTAAGCTAATATTACTACGTTCAACTTGCGTCTGTAACATAGGTGAGCACCAGtccacttttatttatttatttattattattattatttcccCATGAAATTGTGAAGTCAATTCATTATGTTAACCTATAGCAGTTTTTGTCTTTATCTTGTGATAGGATAACTTTCGCagtttggttatttaaaaaaaatagacttCCATTTAGATCAgcaaattttttttgtaaagtgATTGTTTCTTATTCATGAGAAATAGGTTAAAAATCAATAGATTAACTTCAACCCTAGTAACAACCATAAATACTTTCAACTTAAGTATGGTGTTCTACAAGGTTCAAATCACAATCAGACCATGTATGTCATAAGCCATAATTTGGTGGTTGTT
It encodes the following:
- the LOC124925859 gene encoding uncharacterized protein LOC124925859 isoform X1, whose protein sequence is MGSCVSISSGSTLKHRRIGSSIQQQQEEEDHNNNNNNVFLGITNPSPPAVTENLKPLQPSPSPNSIHSQNMDYKDEIFFDSQECLDSEDSEDYLSFNGGDVDLAASSDHENNGFAETVVGIDEEDKSQISTPSTAEYKNKKKLADFFVESLSDDTTDDIKKGDQSLKSGIKHALTISKSERQKLARSLSSCIPNLNRNMSLSDRRRRAGAGGGKLPRQKQLTL
- the LOC124925859 gene encoding uncharacterized protein LOC124925859 isoform X2, with protein sequence MGSCVSISSGSTLKHRRIGSSIQQQQEEEDHNNNNNNVFLGITNPSPPAVTENLKPLQPSPSPNSIHSQNMDYKDEIFFDSQECLDSEDSEDYLSFNGGDLAASSDHENNGFAETVVGIDEEDKSQISTPSTAEYKNKKKLADFFVESLSDDTTDDIKKGDQSLKSGIKHALTISKSERQKLARSLSSCIPNLNRNMSLSDRRRRAGAGGGKLPRQKQLTL
- the LOC124925860 gene encoding 60S ribosomal protein L17-2-like, with the translated sequence MVKYSKEPINPTKSCKARGADLRVHFKNTRETAHAIRKLPLVKAKRYLEDVLAHKQAIPFTRFCRGVGRTAQAKNRHSNGQGRWPVKSAKFVLDLLKNAESNAEVKGLDVEALFISHIQVNQAQKQRRRTYRAHGRINPYMSSPCHIELTLSEKEEPVQKEPETQLATGKSKKSQVLRSGASS